In the Syngnathus scovelli strain Florida chromosome 16, RoL_Ssco_1.2, whole genome shotgun sequence genome, one interval contains:
- the LOC125983908 gene encoding metalloproteinase inhibitor 2: MIWTVKSFVLPLLLLCLWLLEAGAQACTCGAAHPQQALCRADVVIKAKVVGVMDDGDLFTPIKYKIKQTKMFKGPNKNFDLIYTTPLCRVTLSKGIDYLISSRLESNQTLHVNLCNFVEPWNKLTAAQRSSLVHRYEMGCGCKITYCTSVPCAISTPAECLWTDYLTEGVVFGSQSRHFACMKRNDGSCAWYRGAEYPKKKFMEIEEP; the protein is encoded by the exons ATGATCTGGACGGTGAAGAGCTTCGTGCTGCCCCTCTTGCTGCTGTGCTTGTGGCTGTTAGAAGCAGGAGCACAAGCCTGCACCTGTGGCGCAGCGCATCCGCAGCAGGCGCTTTGCCGTGCAGATGTCG tcATCAAAGCAAAGGTGGTGGGAGTGATGGATGATGGTGACCTCTTCACGCCCATTAAGTATAAAATCAAACAGACCAAG atgTTCAAGGGCCCTAACAAGAATTTTGATTTGATCTATACCACTCCATTGTGCAGAGTCACTCTGTCTAAAGGCATCGATTATCTGATCTCaa GCAGACTGGAGTCCAACCAAACGCTGCACGTCAACCTCTGCAACTTCGTCGAGCCGTGGAAtaagttgaccgctgcgcaaagGAGTAGCCTGGTGCATCGCTACGAAATGGGCTGCGGGTGCAAG ATCACTTACTGCACCTCCGTCCCGTGCGCCATCAGCACCCCCGCTGAGTGCTTGTGGACAGATTACCTGACGGAGGGTGTCGTCTTCGGCAGCCAGTCCCGCCACTTTGCCTGCATGAAGAGAAACGACGGCTCTTGCGCCTGGTACCGGGGTGCCGAATACCCCAAAAAGAAATTCATGGAAATCGAAGAGCCTTAA
- the usp36 gene encoding ubiquitin carboxyl-terminal hydrolase 36 isoform X2 yields MPIVDKLKEALKPSRKESGDDGDLNKLLASSAKKVLLQKIEFEPATKGFSYQLDSLKNKYVILNPRNESSPGQKVGEPAQIKRQVSENTVGGQGDGIAAPQKMLFPANKLTLKWERVYRVGAGLHNLGNTCFLNSTVQCLTYTPPLANYLLSKEHSRVCHQSGFCMICVMQNHIIQTFANTGNAIKPVSFIRDLKKIARHFRFGSQEDAHEFLRYTIDAMQKACLNGYPKLDRQTQATTLVHQIFGGYLRSRVKCSICKSVSDTYDPYLDIAVEIRQAVNIVRALELFVKPDVLSGDNAYMCAKCKKKVPATKRFTVHRTSNVLTLSLKRFANFSGGKITKDVGYPEFLNIRPYMSQSSGDPVMYGLYAVLVHSGYSCHAGHYYCYVKASNGQWYQMNDSMVHSSNIKVVLNQQAYVLFYLRIPETKKNADGQSGKQGMLHTAKNSASSEQIKRLNLNGPLSSPQVTKKLEPAQLRKIQSMDGGLGLPVARNGVSTQPQPRLSGWTSSSSNGAAKLPGGPVVIEEPFKKLKKPSPQSQLRCSTPTPSSNGNNNGVGRTDGDKKQDGSRGLTASTSFKSLSDSSSADTTESKDMAGPKSAPAGGAPSTPRKASGATASPAKSVERSHSAEEQKTAKMKPPALNNITAEATGSTMSPPPAKKLALSAKKAHSRSLSSTDSPRRLSGDSLHVNHHNHLAATLDTHRASSRSPKKHASPLKRSPVVTPLPPHASPSLNGFHLPAQKSPKSSHQPQEEPNRPPTQNVNQKKKRRKKRRHSEVDVNPEAVAEAPSNPVAEKKKKKKRKIDQEDGEKTAVRESLPSHLDPAKPEEEDWCQGGTWNLSGRQEAEEPKEKRDSAAETACQTNGKDHEAECVLLKKKKKKKKNKILLEAPQQTNSSAGASESHSKADPNDEKVLTKKVKKKKRMLKEVSQPCPEAQNGDAEEPPPKKNATAAAVLVWDSQVKDGYKRRPPASDVSEETPARTLASAGVSWDGKRSSDVVEELMRNASDKAYGACVLSWDGEVSAISRDAIQDARLAKSDTVIDEWDEDFDSGKVKKTKSWKKEKWRGSGGGSIFQQIQDRRNKWSVKPGGRRAFLGCR; encoded by the exons ATGCCGATTGTGGACAAACTCAAGGAGGCGCTAAAGCCCAGTCGAAAGGAGTCAGGCGATGACGGCGACCTGAACAAGCTGCTGGCCTCCTCGGCCAAGAAGGTCCTCTTGCAGAAGATCGAGTTTGAGCCCGCCACCAAGGGTTTCTCCTATCAGCTGGACAGCTTGAAAAACAAGTACGTGATCCTCAATCCCAGGAATGAAAGTTCCCCCGGGCAGAAGGTGGGCGAGCCCGCCCAAATCAAGAGGCAAG TTTCAGAGAATACAGTCGGGGGCCAAGGCGATGGCATTGCCGCGCCGCAGAAGATGCTCTTCCCGGCGAACAAGTTGACCCTCAAATGGGAGCGGGTGTACAGGGTGGGGGCCGGCCTCCATAACCTGGGCAACACCTGCTTCCTCAACTCCACCGTGCAGTGTCTCACCTACACGCCGCCACTCGCCAACTATTTGCTCTCCAAGGAGCACAGCCGCGTCT gCCACCAGTCGGGCTTCTGTATGATCTGCGTCATGCAGAACCACATCATCCAGACATTTGCCAACACGGGCAACGCCATCAAGCCCGTGTCCTTCATCAGAGACCTGAAAA agatcgcccgacattTCCGTTTCGGTAGCCAGGAGGATGCGCACGAGTTCTTGCGGTACACCATCGACGCCATGCAGAAAGCCTGTCTCAACGGCTACCCAAA ACTCGACAGACAGACACAAGCCACAACACTGGTGCACCAGATTTTTGGAGGTTACCTGCGCTCAAGAG TAAAATGTTCCATTTGTAAAAGTGTGTCAGACACCTACGACCCTTACCTGGACATTGCTGTGGAGATTCGG CAAGCTGTAAACATCGTGCGAGCCTTGGAGCTTTTTGTCAAACCAGATGTTTTGAGTGGTGACAATGCTTACATGTGTGCCAA GTGCAAAAAGAAAGTGCCAGCGACAAAGCGCTTCACCGTCCATCGAACGTCAAATGTGCTGACGCTTTCGCTCAAGAGATTTGCCAACTTCAGCGGAGGCAAAATAACAAAG gatgTTGGCTATCCAGAGTTTCTCAACATCCGTCCCTACATGTCTCAGAGCTCAGGCGATCCCGTCATGTATGGCCTCTACGCCGTCCTGGTTCACTCTGGCTACAGCTGCCACGCCGGACACTACTACTGCTACGTTAAG GCGAGCAACGGACAATGGTACCAAATGAACGACTCCATGGTCCACTCCAGCAACATCAAAGTCGTCTTGAATCAGCAGGCCTACGTGCTTTTTTATCTGAG AATCCCAGAGACAAAGAAGAATGCAGATGGACAGTCGGGCAAACAGGGAATGCTGCATACTGCGAAGAACAGCGCCTCGTCAGAGCAAATTAAGAGGCTCAATCTGAATGGACCTCTTTCTTCCCCGCAGGTCACAAAG AAACTGGAGCCAGCGCAACTGCGTAAGATCCAGTCCATGGATGGCGGTTTGGGCCTACCGGTGGCCAGAAACGGCGTTAGCACTCAGCCGCAGCCCCGCCTCTCCGGCTGGACCTCGTCCTCCTCCAACGGCGCCGCCAAGCTGCCCGGCGGGCCCGTGGTTATCGAGGAGCCCTTCAAGAAGCTGAAGAAGCCCTCTCCACAGAGCCAGTTGCGCTGCAGCACACCGACGCCGTCCAGCAACGGCAACAACAACGGCGTCGGCAGGACCGATGGAGACAAAAAGCAAGATGGCAGCAGAGGCCTCACTGCGTCTACCTCATTCAAGTCTCTGTCCGACTCCTCCTCTGCTGACACCACAGAGTCAAAG GACATGGCAGGTCCTAAGAGTGCACCAGCGGGAGGCGCTCCCTCCACCCCTCGAAAAGCATCCGGCGCCACAGCATCCCCCGCCAAGAGTGTGGAGCGCTCCCACAGCGCAGAGGAGCAGAAGACGGCCAAAATGAAACCCCCGGCTCTCAACAACATCACAGCGGAAGCCACCGGCAGCACCATGTCCCCGCCTCCCGCCAAGAAGCTGGCGCTGTCGGCCAAGAAG GCTCACAGCCGGAGTCTGAGCAGCACTGATTCTCCACGACGACTGTCTGGCGACTCCCTTCATGTAAATCACCATAACCACCTTGCCGCGACGCTTGATACTCACAG AGCTTCATCCCGTTCCCCCAAAAAACACGCATCACCTTTGAAACGTTCCCCTGTCGTCACGCCGCTCCCACCGCACGCCAGCCCATCTCTGAACGGCTTCCACCTTCCTGCGCAAAAGAGCCCCAAGTCCTCCCACCAGCCTCAAGAAGAACCAAACCGCCCCCCAACTCAAAACGTcaaccaaaagaaaaagagaagaaaGAAGCGGCGCCACTCTGAGGTGGATGTCAACCCGGAAGCTGTTGCGGAGGCGCCGTCAAACCCCGTCgctgaaaagaagaagaaaaagaagcgaAAAATAGACCAAGAAGACGGCGAGAAGACAGCGGTGAGAGAAAGTCTCCCGTCCCATCTGGATCCAGCCAAGCCGGAAGAGGAGGATTGGTGCCAGGGCGGCACGTGGAATCTCTCCGGTCGTCAAGAAGCTGAGGAGCCAAAAGAGAAGCGAGACTCCGCCGCAGAAACGGCGTGTCAGACTAACGGGAAAGACCATGAGGCGGAGTGCGTGCTgttaaagaagaagaaaaagaagaagaaaaataaaattctgcTGGAGGCTCCGCAGCAAACAAATTCATCAGCTGGCGCTTCAGAAAG CCATTCCAAGGCCGATCCGAACGATGAAAAGGTCCtcacaaaaaaagtcaaaaagaagaaaaggatgCTGAAAGAAGTGAGTCAGCCTTGCCCGGAGGCGCAAAACGGAGACGCTGAGGAGCCCCCGCCCAAAAAGAATGCGACGGCAG CCGCGGTGCTGGTTTGGGACAGCCAGGTGAAAGACGGCTATAAGCGGCGGCCACCGGCGAGTGACGTGTCGGAAGAAACCCCGGCCCGCACCCTCGCCAGTGCCGGCGTGTCCTGGGATGGCAAAAGGAGCAGCGACGTAGTGGAGGAGCTGATGCGGAACGCCTCGGACAAAGCCTATGGCGCTTGCG TACTCAGTTGGGACGGCGAGGTTTCCGCTATCAGTCGAGACGCCATCCAAGATGCTCGCCTGGCCAAGAGCGATACGGTGATCGACGAGTGGGATGAAGACTTTGACAGTGGCAAG gtgaaaaaaacaaaaagctggaagaaagaaaagtggcgaggcagcggcggcggcagcatctTCCAGCAGATCCAGGACCGCCGCAACAAGTGGTCCGTGAAGCCCGGCGGGAGGCGAGCCTTCCTCGGGTGTCGCTGA
- the usp36 gene encoding ubiquitin carboxyl-terminal hydrolase 36 isoform X1 translates to MPIVDKLKEALKPSRKESGDDGDLNKLLASSAKKVLLQKIEFEPATKGFSYQLDSLKNKYVILNPRNESSPGQKVGEPAQIKRQVSENTVGGQGDGIAAPQKMLFPANKLTLKWERVYRVGAGLHNLGNTCFLNSTVQCLTYTPPLANYLLSKEHSRVCHQSGFCMICVMQNHIIQTFANTGNAIKPVSFIRDLKKIARHFRFGSQEDAHEFLRYTIDAMQKACLNGYPKLDRQTQATTLVHQIFGGYLRSRVKCSICKSVSDTYDPYLDIAVEIRQAVNIVRALELFVKPDVLSGDNAYMCAKCKKKVPATKRFTVHRTSNVLTLSLKRFANFSGGKITKDVGYPEFLNIRPYMSQSSGDPVMYGLYAVLVHSGYSCHAGHYYCYVKASNGQWYQMNDSMVHSSNIKVVLNQQAYVLFYLRIPETKKNADGQSGKQGMLHTAKNSASSEQIKRLNLNGPLSSPQVTKKLEPAQLRKIQSMDGGLGLPVARNGVSTQPQPRLSGWTSSSSNGAAKLPGGPVVIEEPFKKLKKPSPQSQLRCSTPTPSSNGNNNGVGRTDGDKKQDGSRGLTASTSFKSLSDSSSADTTESKDMAGPKSAPAGGAPSTPRKASGATASPAKSVERSHSAEEQKTAKMKPPALNNITAEATGSTMSPPPAKKLALSAKKAHSRSLSSTDSPRRLSGDSLHVNHHNHLAATLDTHRASSRSPKKHASPLKRSPVVTPLPPHASPSLNGFHLPAQKSPKSSHQPQEEPNRPPTQNVNQKKKRRKKRRHSEVDVNPEAVAEAPSNPVAEKKKKKKRKIDQEDGEKTAVRESLPSHLDPAKPEEEDWCQGGTWNLSGRQEAEEPKEKRDSAAETACQTNGKDHEAECVLLKKKKKKKKNKILLEAPQQTNSSAGASESHSKADPNDEKVLTKKVKKKKRMLKEVSQPCPEAQNGDAEEPPPKKNATAGEKTRKLSTAAVLVWDSQVKDGYKRRPPASDVSEETPARTLASAGVSWDGKRSSDVVEELMRNASDKAYGACVLSWDGEVSAISRDAIQDARLAKSDTVIDEWDEDFDSGKVKKTKSWKKEKWRGSGGGSIFQQIQDRRNKWSVKPGGRRAFLGCR, encoded by the exons ATGCCGATTGTGGACAAACTCAAGGAGGCGCTAAAGCCCAGTCGAAAGGAGTCAGGCGATGACGGCGACCTGAACAAGCTGCTGGCCTCCTCGGCCAAGAAGGTCCTCTTGCAGAAGATCGAGTTTGAGCCCGCCACCAAGGGTTTCTCCTATCAGCTGGACAGCTTGAAAAACAAGTACGTGATCCTCAATCCCAGGAATGAAAGTTCCCCCGGGCAGAAGGTGGGCGAGCCCGCCCAAATCAAGAGGCAAG TTTCAGAGAATACAGTCGGGGGCCAAGGCGATGGCATTGCCGCGCCGCAGAAGATGCTCTTCCCGGCGAACAAGTTGACCCTCAAATGGGAGCGGGTGTACAGGGTGGGGGCCGGCCTCCATAACCTGGGCAACACCTGCTTCCTCAACTCCACCGTGCAGTGTCTCACCTACACGCCGCCACTCGCCAACTATTTGCTCTCCAAGGAGCACAGCCGCGTCT gCCACCAGTCGGGCTTCTGTATGATCTGCGTCATGCAGAACCACATCATCCAGACATTTGCCAACACGGGCAACGCCATCAAGCCCGTGTCCTTCATCAGAGACCTGAAAA agatcgcccgacattTCCGTTTCGGTAGCCAGGAGGATGCGCACGAGTTCTTGCGGTACACCATCGACGCCATGCAGAAAGCCTGTCTCAACGGCTACCCAAA ACTCGACAGACAGACACAAGCCACAACACTGGTGCACCAGATTTTTGGAGGTTACCTGCGCTCAAGAG TAAAATGTTCCATTTGTAAAAGTGTGTCAGACACCTACGACCCTTACCTGGACATTGCTGTGGAGATTCGG CAAGCTGTAAACATCGTGCGAGCCTTGGAGCTTTTTGTCAAACCAGATGTTTTGAGTGGTGACAATGCTTACATGTGTGCCAA GTGCAAAAAGAAAGTGCCAGCGACAAAGCGCTTCACCGTCCATCGAACGTCAAATGTGCTGACGCTTTCGCTCAAGAGATTTGCCAACTTCAGCGGAGGCAAAATAACAAAG gatgTTGGCTATCCAGAGTTTCTCAACATCCGTCCCTACATGTCTCAGAGCTCAGGCGATCCCGTCATGTATGGCCTCTACGCCGTCCTGGTTCACTCTGGCTACAGCTGCCACGCCGGACACTACTACTGCTACGTTAAG GCGAGCAACGGACAATGGTACCAAATGAACGACTCCATGGTCCACTCCAGCAACATCAAAGTCGTCTTGAATCAGCAGGCCTACGTGCTTTTTTATCTGAG AATCCCAGAGACAAAGAAGAATGCAGATGGACAGTCGGGCAAACAGGGAATGCTGCATACTGCGAAGAACAGCGCCTCGTCAGAGCAAATTAAGAGGCTCAATCTGAATGGACCTCTTTCTTCCCCGCAGGTCACAAAG AAACTGGAGCCAGCGCAACTGCGTAAGATCCAGTCCATGGATGGCGGTTTGGGCCTACCGGTGGCCAGAAACGGCGTTAGCACTCAGCCGCAGCCCCGCCTCTCCGGCTGGACCTCGTCCTCCTCCAACGGCGCCGCCAAGCTGCCCGGCGGGCCCGTGGTTATCGAGGAGCCCTTCAAGAAGCTGAAGAAGCCCTCTCCACAGAGCCAGTTGCGCTGCAGCACACCGACGCCGTCCAGCAACGGCAACAACAACGGCGTCGGCAGGACCGATGGAGACAAAAAGCAAGATGGCAGCAGAGGCCTCACTGCGTCTACCTCATTCAAGTCTCTGTCCGACTCCTCCTCTGCTGACACCACAGAGTCAAAG GACATGGCAGGTCCTAAGAGTGCACCAGCGGGAGGCGCTCCCTCCACCCCTCGAAAAGCATCCGGCGCCACAGCATCCCCCGCCAAGAGTGTGGAGCGCTCCCACAGCGCAGAGGAGCAGAAGACGGCCAAAATGAAACCCCCGGCTCTCAACAACATCACAGCGGAAGCCACCGGCAGCACCATGTCCCCGCCTCCCGCCAAGAAGCTGGCGCTGTCGGCCAAGAAG GCTCACAGCCGGAGTCTGAGCAGCACTGATTCTCCACGACGACTGTCTGGCGACTCCCTTCATGTAAATCACCATAACCACCTTGCCGCGACGCTTGATACTCACAG AGCTTCATCCCGTTCCCCCAAAAAACACGCATCACCTTTGAAACGTTCCCCTGTCGTCACGCCGCTCCCACCGCACGCCAGCCCATCTCTGAACGGCTTCCACCTTCCTGCGCAAAAGAGCCCCAAGTCCTCCCACCAGCCTCAAGAAGAACCAAACCGCCCCCCAACTCAAAACGTcaaccaaaagaaaaagagaagaaaGAAGCGGCGCCACTCTGAGGTGGATGTCAACCCGGAAGCTGTTGCGGAGGCGCCGTCAAACCCCGTCgctgaaaagaagaagaaaaagaagcgaAAAATAGACCAAGAAGACGGCGAGAAGACAGCGGTGAGAGAAAGTCTCCCGTCCCATCTGGATCCAGCCAAGCCGGAAGAGGAGGATTGGTGCCAGGGCGGCACGTGGAATCTCTCCGGTCGTCAAGAAGCTGAGGAGCCAAAAGAGAAGCGAGACTCCGCCGCAGAAACGGCGTGTCAGACTAACGGGAAAGACCATGAGGCGGAGTGCGTGCTgttaaagaagaagaaaaagaagaagaaaaataaaattctgcTGGAGGCTCCGCAGCAAACAAATTCATCAGCTGGCGCTTCAGAAAG CCATTCCAAGGCCGATCCGAACGATGAAAAGGTCCtcacaaaaaaagtcaaaaagaagaaaaggatgCTGAAAGAAGTGAGTCAGCCTTGCCCGGAGGCGCAAAACGGAGACGCTGAGGAGCCCCCGCCCAAAAAGAATGCGACGGCAGGTGAAAAGACGCGCAAGCTCAGCACCG CCGCGGTGCTGGTTTGGGACAGCCAGGTGAAAGACGGCTATAAGCGGCGGCCACCGGCGAGTGACGTGTCGGAAGAAACCCCGGCCCGCACCCTCGCCAGTGCCGGCGTGTCCTGGGATGGCAAAAGGAGCAGCGACGTAGTGGAGGAGCTGATGCGGAACGCCTCGGACAAAGCCTATGGCGCTTGCG TACTCAGTTGGGACGGCGAGGTTTCCGCTATCAGTCGAGACGCCATCCAAGATGCTCGCCTGGCCAAGAGCGATACGGTGATCGACGAGTGGGATGAAGACTTTGACAGTGGCAAG gtgaaaaaaacaaaaagctggaagaaagaaaagtggcgaggcagcggcggcggcagcatctTCCAGCAGATCCAGGACCGCCGCAACAAGTGGTCCGTGAAGCCCGGCGGGAGGCGAGCCTTCCTCGGGTGTCGCTGA